The Coturnix japonica isolate 7356 chromosome 9, Coturnix japonica 2.1, whole genome shotgun sequence genomic interval GGAAGATCCTCAGATTGCTGCATCGCAACGTTTTGTTCACAAaagacaaagcagcaaaactgaagcTGACAGATTTTTACACCTGACTGCTCAACAAAGCACGCTGACAAAGAAAGCAAGGTGGACTccttcagagctcagcagctggtGCTGAGAAGGCAAATAGATGCATATCAGCACATGAGATGGGTGAGGAGAGGCCTAGCTCATACAGTAGAAGCTGGGCAGAGGATTTTAAAGAGGACTTTAAAAGCTACTGTCCATGAGGTGATGTATTCTAATGGTCCACATGCACATGCTTAGCTCACCTCAACAACAGATGGGACAGTAATATAAAGCTTCACTGTACAGGTTGGGGTTAAGAATGATCACCAGTCAGCTGCAGGCCAATAATTGGTGGAGCTGTTGTTCAGGGTAGGGGCCCAGATCTCACCCATGTCAGCATGCAGCACTGGAAGCAGAACAGAGACAGCAAGGAGACAGTACCCAGCATGAGGGAAGCCATAAACTCATGCCACCAGGACACCTCTCCTCGGCCCTCAGCAGCATCTAGGcatgttttccttcagctttgcaGGTTAGGAAATTGCAGTTACAACAAAGCATTCTTTTTGAGATTTACAGTTGTAAACATTATTCCCCTCATTACAATGCCAAAGATCAGGATCTCAAGATTGCCAACTATTAATGCTTTAGAAGTGGCAAGATGTAGCTcacacaaaccaaaccaaaccaataCTTTTCTGAACCACAATGAATGATGTACGACTGTGCTGAGCTTCAGCACAGTTCAGATGCCTTTCAGGACACAGTACTCACTTGGTCAGGCACGCCTTCTTCACCATTTTCTGCCAGATCTGTACCTTCTGCTCTCGCTGATTCAGTGCCTTCTGATAGGCATGGGGAAGCCCCCCTGGTGTCTCTGTGGTGTCTCCTTCCATCTCAAAAGGAATCACAAAGGTGTAGAAGTCCAAAGGCGACAGGAGGCGGAAGACGCTGGCATCACTGCCCTCCTTGCACAGCAGCATGGGGCTGTCCCAGTAGTTGGGCACGGTGGCCAGCCCCACCTGAGCCATGTGGTCTTCCAGCATGGGGTAATGGGTGTGGAAAGGGGCAAAGCTGACTGCTTGGTTACCCGCCAAGATAAGAGGCTGGGTAGGAGTCAGAATGTGAAAAGTACAGCCGGTGGTGGAGGAAAGAGACAAGCAATAGCAAACAGTGATGACTTTGACGTTGTCACAGCTGTGGACGTGAACAGATGCCTCTACAGGGCCGAGCACGAACGTGCTATTCTGGCACTTCTCAATGGTCACAGAgctgtaaaacaacaaaaatacagtgaGAAGGGAAGATGGCAACATGAGCAAATGCTGAAAGGACATTTGGCTGTGCCTCAAGAGAACAAAACCTCACcaaagaggagagaggagatAAATGAAGGACTCTTTGCAGCGATGAATTCTGACATGGGCACCCACCAAGGTGTCTGAGCTCTTGGCCAGTGTCTGTTTGTACACCTGGCTCATGATCACCATAGGAGACACCTCAGGCACCACACGAGTGTTACAGGCAATCTTGGCTCTCCTGGTTGTTCCTTCAACTGCAAAATAAAGTTAACCAATGCATTTaaattgaaggggaaaaaaaaaagtcaaaaaagcCTATACACATCTCCTACAGAGCAACAGACATGGTGGTTCACTGTCCACATCACTCAAGGAAACATTCAGCACCAAACTTCAGGGCAGTACAGTGATACTGTATCACCACACAAGTCCTAACATTCACCCCTTAAGTTGTATGGTGCCTTTGCTACTCTGCAATGCCCTTGCAGGTGAAGAGCTGTGATTCAAGGCATGAGAACCTTGATCAGTTCTCAGCTTTGCCACAAACACATCACGTTATCTCTTTTCCATGTCTGGCTGTACCTCAGCAATGACCAGTGATGGTAGTGATAAGTGACCTCACTCAGTGGGGCCTTTGAAGCTCATTCATGGTTGCTCACAAAGTAACCCAAGGACCAGCAACTACACACAGGCAACACACAGCACCCTCTACTCTTCCAGACTCACCCCTAACCTAGCACTTTCCCCATATTTACtaacagcagaaggaaacaggCAGTAGCAATGGCACTTTCAGATGCCTGGTCACCCAGAACTAAGGAACTAAGACTGTAAATTTGTCTCTAAGAATGAAGGTAAAACCTGCAGATACCTTGTTGTGCCCACGCAAGCTTCTTCCCAGACCGTAGGCAGGCAGTCATTCCAAAAGGATTTATTATCAGGCAGGAGCGCAGCCAGTTCTCCAGTTTGGGAAAGGAGAAGGTTTTGGAGCTCTCAGAGTAGCCATTCTGCCCATGACAGGGCTGCCAGAGGGCGAGCTCATGCAGAGGATGAATG includes:
- the TBCCD1 gene encoding TBCC domain-containing protein 1, whose amino-acid sequence is MASGSRGEAGSVVWLVGGAVMAAAVSLWPRTEPLLLGALPVPPPARLGPHYLRKMAAYTRARAAEGCYPRLSWPRWRYIACDKLQLGRDLAWLYFERFHGLLPPPDPPRRLQRAEAEAACGNGEELERERGKLAVDTLRFLLFLYLQQLNKASLRTSLIGEEWPSPRARAAGLPGRAAGQSKNWNDQDHLAFVLTHLPDMLELLLEPEQLSASSHATHNSLVSYEAVCALSFLIEGTVNNSRTIHPLHELALWQPCHGQNGYSESSKTFSFPKLENWLRSCLIINPFGMTACLRSGKKLAWAQQVEGTTRRAKIACNTRVVPEVSPMVIMSQVYKQTLAKSSDTLVGAHVRIHRCKESFIYLLSPLCSVTIEKCQNSTFVLGPVEASVHVHSCDNVKVITVCYCLSLSSTTGCTFHILTPTQPLILAGNQAVSFAPFHTHYPMLEDHMAQVGLATVPNYWDSPMLLCKEGSDASVFRLLSPLDFYTFVIPFEMEGDTTETPGGLPHAYQKALNQREQKVQIWQKMVKKACLTKDQRKQLQMLVESKFQEWLIQTGNRQQLDSLIPPAVGAKQAAG